The following DNA comes from Synechococcus sp. CC9616.
CTACAACACCTGTCGCGCGGAAGTCGCTCAAAACCCACATCCAGGCTTGACCTACCGGGGCGTTTCCTACACCAAGTGATCGCGGCTGAATGAACCCCCAGCCCCTGCCTCTGGCGGGGGATTCTTTTGCCAAAGTCGCCTACGTCCTAGCGGTTACCACCCTCTCACAAACATCGTTCTCAGAACTGAAGAGCTGGCTTTGTTAAGGATCCAGTGCGATCCATTGTCGAGGCCTCTGTTGCGTTGGCACGTTGAAGCCATGAAACACCGCTCCCTTCTGCAACGCTTCGGTTCCTACCTCTTCGGCCTAGTAGACATGTACTGGGCCATGCGTAGACCTTGGCAGTACGGCATGAAACAGCCGCAGTGCGGTCTGAGCTGTGATGGCAACCACTGCGAGCCGGTGGACTGACGGTTTTTGTAGGCACGAGGAAGCAAATGGGTTGGGCGCCGGAAGCTGGCTAAAAGAGAAGGTTCTCATCGAAAGAGCAGATCGCCTTCTCACCTGAAGCACTACAGGCTCACTCCCATACACCAAGCAATCAGCCTGTCCTTCTCTTCTTCAGTCAGGAAGGGGCTAGCCAGTTCAGCAGCAGCTCCTCTACTGCTGGCTTCCCTAGTCCTTGAACACCGCCAAATAGCCAGGGTTTGAAAGTTTCAGGGTCAATGGCTCTGAGTTCTGCGCCGAGTTGTTCAAGCAAGCAGAGGGCAATACGGGTGTCGAGAGTCATGGGTCAGACGTAACTGCTTGAAGTGCTCCCCCCTCAGCTCAACCAATACCCCCGTTAGCGAGAAGTGTGGAAATTGACAATCCATAAACTGAACTAAGAAATTACTGTAATCCGAGCCGACAAAGAATTTATTTGAACACACATGAGTATTAGGGAACATCTATCTCAGGACGGGCCGCAAGCGAACCATCAAGAAATTAACAACTTGACTGACCTTTAGAGAAAAAAGTGATTTGCCCCGTAGGAACGGCATTGCTACTATCAAAAAGATTAGAAAGCTCCATAAAATTGCTATCCGATGGGTAGACATTGGATAGCTGGGTCACCGAATAGAGATCCTCTTCCCAATAGGAGTGCTGGCTATATACACTCTGAGGCGATTTAAATTGCTCTTTTGGATAAAATATGATATTGCAATCAGAATCTAGGATTGCATTTCCGAACGACTCATTTAATTGCGCCATATCCGCCATAAGGAGCACGAAGCTTGTCTTCTTATTCCAACCATCTAACTTGCTGGCTTTTGCAGAATTTTTATACTCTAGACGTCCTCGCTTAGACGAGTTTTTTTGTCCCCATATCTTGTGGGCACCATTCTTGTTGATTTGAAAATATTTAATGGTGTCATCATATCCATGATCTTCGGAGACATCAATATAACCTTTTATTTTTCGCTTGTCTGAGGTTTGCGGGATCCATTCACCAAGAAATTTCATCAAACCAAAAAAATACTCTTATCAAACTAGCATGCATTATGAGTAAAAACATCAAACAAATGCAGTATCAGGCGTTTTTCAAATAAATCTTTGACACTATGCGGTTGCCAACAAGGGGCATTGGTCAGAGGTGTCTGCCTGAAGTGTTCCCCGCTGTTGCACTGTTGAACCACGGGCAACAAATAACCCCGCCATTGGATGACGGGGGAATGCATTGAAAGCGTTTGAATCAGACAGCGACAGATGTCAGCACTGATTTCTTACCCATTCAATCGGCTTGGTATCCCCTAGATTTACTGCCTTTTTCCAGTCCTTACAGGCGTCTTTCAGATTACCTGCTTTTTCTAAAGTAATGCCGCGGTTGGTATAAGCCTTATAATATTCGGGACTGAATTTAATCGCCTTTGTATAATCAAAAATCGCTCCTTGATAATCTTTTAATTCATCCTTGGAGTTGCCACGATTGAAATACGCTCTTGAATACTTAGGCTTGATCTCAATCGCCTTTGTGTAATCAGAAATGGCCCCCTGATGATCCTTTAATCTATCCTTGGAATTGCCACGATTGTTATAGGCCGAAGCATAATTAGGATCGTACTCGATTGCTTTTGTGTAATCAGCAATGGCGCCCCTAAAATCGCCTAATGCATATCTTGCAACCCCACGATTGTAATAAGCAATTCCATATCGAGGATACATCTCGATTGCCTTAGTCCAATCAGCAATAGCCCCTTTTAGATTTCCACTTTCTGCTTTATCAAGCCCTGAATCCAACAGATCGGTAGCACTCTGTGCGTAGGCTGCCTTTATCGACAGCAGCGCTGCGCCAATTCCACCGCCAGGAGTCAGCCCTACAAGCAGCGAGCGTCCTACTGGCAAGAACAGGGATAAGGCAGCCGCAAAGGCAGTTGTGACGCGAAGCATGCTTAGGGCTGCATGGACTCTCCATCTCTAGCCCTTATTAACAAGCCTTTCTGTATCTGATCTACAAGTACATAAAAACCCGCCATGGGGTCAGCTGTGCGTCCTGATGCATACGATATAAGGGCTCAGAACTTGATGTCATTTTCCATGAGGTCATTACTTAGAGCTAACTGTTCCACTCATCGGTACTTTGCTACTTAGCGGTTCTCCAGTCTTTGCTGATACCAAACAAAATCCATCCGATGTTTTTAAAAAGAACTGCATGGGTTTTGAGGAAATGGATGATGACTACAGGATTCAGAAAGCCAAGTATTGCAACTGCATGGCAAATTTTATCTACATTAAGCAAAAAGAGAAAAGCTTGAGAGACAACAGAAGACATAAAAATGATGTGCCGGTATGGCCGCAACGATGAGTCGGTCGATTGCTCATAACTAGCTTTTCAGCGCAAGACAAAACGATTGAACAACGCAAGACACTCTTGGCTATGACAAGGATCATTCTCCTACACTGGACAGCCCGTAATGGATTTCAAGAACAATGTATAAGCACGTACAC
Coding sequences within:
- a CDS encoding tetratricopeptide repeat protein is translated as MLRVTTAFAAALSLFLPVGRSLLVGLTPGGGIGAALLSIKAAYAQSATDLLDSGLDKAESGNLKGAIADWTKAIEMYPRYGIAYYNRGVARYALGDFRGAIADYTKAIEYDPNYASAYNNRGNSKDRLKDHQGAISDYTKAIEIKPKYSRAYFNRGNSKDELKDYQGAIFDYTKAIKFSPEYYKAYTNRGITLEKAGNLKDACKDWKKAVNLGDTKPIEWVRNQC